The Phlebotomus papatasi isolate M1 chromosome 3, Ppap_2.1, whole genome shotgun sequence genomic sequence taaaggttcttaaatttttaagtgtTACTTTAAAAGCCATTTGCATCTCTCAATAAAACTATAATATTAGGTTTTATTAGTACTTAACCTCATCTCACTTGAAATAGGTATCTTTGACTCTTTTGATTACCCCCTATATGTTGTCATGAATCTTTAATCCAATATGACTACGACATTTGTCTGTAACTTTGATCGCAAAATACGACTGCAAGACATTCAAATTACCATTTTTAACATCTTGCGGGGGTcacaatgatgatgatgatgatgggaaTTGCGGCGGTGAAAATTAGTTTGTCTGCACACCATTTGGACCCCAAAACAACCCGAACCCAAGAGTTCAATTTCGTCCAGCTGACTCGTGAGAGACTCTTATAAGGGGTGCCTTCTGCTTGCACGAAATCACTCATCCAGGTGTGCAAATGCGCCTTCTCTTTCTCCAAAAATGCACAGCCGTACGCTCTCCTTCTACCCTAAGCGTGTGTCTTATTCTTCATCACCCTGCTTctactgaatttttttttgttccgtCGTTTTGGCACAAATACATTGAAGGGAATTACATATAGCACACGATTTTTCTGAGGTATATCGGCAATCCCTTGAATGAATGCTTCTTGCAATAAACCCCGTGGTATAGGGGCACGAGTCCCCTTCTTTTTCACCACATGGCTCTTCTGCATTTTGATGATGAACTTGAGGGATTTTTCATATTGTACTTCCTAGATGGAATTTTGACTGGTCCTTACCTTTGATAAATAAACTAATGGATTCTGAAATAGTTAAATCTACTGAGATTAATAAACCTGAGTATTGTTGAAAATCTGGCTGTGTCTGTCCCTTGAGATCAAGCTAGGAATATCTATATCAATGCTTAAAATAATTTGCGAAAAtgtcaatgaaattttaatattgaaaaccAAAACATTTCTCAAGCCACAACTTGAGGCAGTATTGGGCTTTGAAGATAATACACAATATTATGGTATTGGTAGTGTGCAATATAACTAACGAtggtttctttttctctctctcttttctgCCAGGTCCATGCGATGGAAGGGGAATTCTAAGGCCGGGTTAAGAGAGGGGCATCGTCGGCAAGTGGAAGGGGCACAGAGTCGTGCGATACATCCCGAGGAATTAGTATTGAGTAATAAGTGTAAGCAGACGAGAAATACGTTGAAGAACATTGGAGGGGGGAACACATCTCCCACTTTTATGGTCACTAGGCCAATAAAGTTGTGTTGTTCTTATGATGTCATCAGAGGAGGACACAGACTGTTACGGCTTGTACGGAGATAAGTTACTAAAGAAATCCAAACGTACCAGACAGCGTGTAGACGCGGGAGAACCAAGAAACAGTTACTCGTCAATACCGAATTTTAGTTCAAGACCATCCTTCATGAGTGGAGGTCTATACGGGGCTATCTTTAGCCAAAGTCAGCAGCATTTCGGACTGTTTGGCCCGAATTACGGGCCCGCGAAGATGCTCAACGAATTGTTGGGCCGACAAGTGAAACAGGCGCAGGACGCCTCAGGACCGGATTTACTTTCCACGATGGACGCAGTTGTGAATGCGGACGGTGTGGCCAATCATGGCTTCGAGGGTGCCCAGCTGAATTCGTCGGCCGGGGGCACGGGTGGCGCGAGTGGTGGTGCAGTGATACGCCGTGGTAGTCTCGGTGGTAGTGGCAGTAGTGTGGAGCTAGATGGAGGCAGTACGCCACCACAGCCCAGTGATTTGGCGCATCATATGCTGcgcaatattttgcaaaataagaaGGAGCAGCTCATGGCACTGGACCAAGAGCTGCGCGCCGCTCAGCAAAACCatcaaggtggcggaagttgtGGTGAACGCAGCACCTCACCGGACAATAACAACAGCATAAATAAGAACAATAACAATAACAGTATCAATTCGGACGTTAAGAGTGAATCAGTGGGTGGTAATTGTGGCAGTGGTGGTGATATGAGTGACTCCAGTGAGACGTGTGGGGGTAAAGTGATCAAGAGGAATGACTCCATCTCACTTGGGGACTCAAGTAGTGCTGATGAGACGTCACAGGCGGGTCAAGACTCGCGACCCCAACAGAATCACATGAATCAAAAGAGTGGTCAGAAGAAGGACTCACTGAGTCGGAGTCGCGATGATATACTGGATGATGAGATGACAGGTCTCAATTCGCGATCAGATTCAGAGACATCCCTCCCATCACCAGACCCAGATGATTCCCTCCTGCTGAGACCCAAGGAGGAGCTTGATATGGACCCAAACAACGACAAAGACGGCGCTATTTCGCCATCACCTCAGGGTAAGGGTGAGCCACCTGTGGCACTGGACATGAAAAGGGCACGCGTAGAGAATATTGTGTCAACAATGCGCTCAAGTCCGGCCCTACCAGTACCTCAGCAACCCCAAGTGAATGGGTGTAAAAAACGAAAGCTCTACCACCCTCAACAACATGACAATAGTGCCGTGGAGAGATATGCGGCATCTGCAGCGGCGGCAGGCTTGTACCTGGGCCTCGGCTCCATGAGCgaggatgatgatgatggcATTGAGTCGCCGCAAATCCATCAAAAACGTGTAGAGAAGAATGCCCTCAAGTCTCAGTTACGCTCAATGCAAGAGCAGTTAGCTGAGATGCAGCAAAAATATGTTCAGCTGTGTTCAAGGATGGAACAAGAGTCCGAAAGTCAGGAGGCCGACGACAATTCCAGTGATATGGATCAGGATGATGTGATTGAGCAGCCCAGTGACAAAGTGACGGGTAGCCAGAGGATGCCTATGTCGTCTCCATTGAAAGATTTGCCATCACCCAAGACATCTACGCCCAATATGCTGTCTCAGGTGATGAGCAAAATGCTCCCGGGGAAACTACATACACAGCTACCCCTCCATCCACACCTGCCGCCCAATTTCAACGGGGCCCATCCACTACTGCAGCATATGCAACATAGTACCACTAGTAGTGCGGTGCATGAGTTAGCTGCTCTCCAACATCCGCACGCCCAGCACTCTCACCACGCCATCAGCAATGCCGCAGCTGCCATGTACCTGGGGGTGAGTCAAAAGTTGTTTCTCGAACAGGAAGCTCGTATGGCCAAGGAGGTGGCGGAACACAATGAGAGGGAGCGGGAACGGTTGCAGCATCAACAGAATAGTCAAAATACACCAGTGCAGCATCAAGTACCCCATCAGCCGCCCAATCAACATCAGACGCAACACCAACCGCCGAGTCAGAGTCAACCTCCACCACAGCAGCCCACACTGCCGCAGATGCAGCCACAGCATCCGCCTCAACCGCCTCAGCAGCAGACCCACCATTCACCCAGTCAGCCGCAGCAGCAGGTGCAACAGCAGCAAATGCAGATTCCCACTAGTGGTATGCCCAAGGCATCCACCATTCCGTCAGAACTCTCGGACCGACTAAGCATGATGCGGACATCGAATACCGTGGGACCAATGTCGGGCTCCGATCTCGAAGGGCTCGCCGACATGCTCAAATCCGAGATTACGGCGTCCCTATCGAATCTGGTAGACTCCATTGTTACACGATTCATCCACCAGCGACGTTTCCTTGGGAAACAATCCGAGGCGGCAGCCGCGGCAGCTGAACAGCTCAGTAAGGACTTGATAATGGCATCTCAGTTGCTCGATCGAAAGTCACCGCGTACCAAAGTGGCGGACCGCGCGACAAGTAACAATCAAGCAGGTAATGGACCACAAGTTCTTAATAGTCTAAGTCAGCAGCCGCCGTCGAGCGCCGGCGGGCTTCCCAGCCATGCGCCAGGTGCAATGATGAGTGGCCAAAGTGGCGGACCTCGGATGAACGGCAGCGCTTTCCCACCCATGGGAATGCCGATGCACGTGAACGGGCCGCAGCAGCAACATGACAGTAGTTTAGCAATGAACCCTATGAATATGCCACCTCATGTTCGTCCTTCGCCCACAGCGGCAATGTTTCAGGCACCCAAACCACCTCAGCAACAGCAGAGCCAGCAacagcagcaacagcagcagcaacaacagcaacagcagcagGCACTAAATCCAGTAACTGCAGCTGCACTCTACAACACCATGAAGCTCAATGAGTTCTGTATACCTGATCCACGTGAGCAGAACCCGGAGCAGACTGAGGCTCTGCCACTGGTCGTGACACCCAAGAAGAAAAGATCCAAAGTCACTGATACGCGTATCACACCGCGCACGGTGAGTCGGATTCTAGCACAGGACGGTATAGGTCCACCGCAGGGTCAAATGGAGAATAGCAACAATGGACCTGGGAAGCCATACAATAATCCACCGGTCAGTGTGGCCACTAGTACTCCGTCGGGCAGCCCATCACCTAGACCCTCATACCATCCGCCCCCGCCGTCGATGATGCCCATGTCACTGCCCACGTCTGTGGCCATTCCCAATCCCTCGCTCCACGAGTCGCAGGTGTTCTCACCCTATAGTCCATTCTTCAATCCACATGCGCCGCATGGGCCCCACGGACCCCAGCCACAGCCGGCTCAACTACATCACATGAAGATGTCCTCCAGCCCACCTGGTCTAGGTGGTATGATGGACACACGGGACTCACCGCCTCTGCCGCATCCACCCACGATGCTGCATCCGGCCCTTCTGGCTGCTGCCCATCACGGCAGCTCTCCAGATTATGGCCATATTCGCGCCGCTATGGACACCAACGACCGTAACTCAGACTGCAATTCGGGCGATCCAATGTACGAGCCTACCATATCCTTTTCATATGACAGAAAACACTCAGTGCGGTTTATACCTCCAATGGGGAGGTGTTGCCGTCTTGACATGGCAATCATCCTCTGTGAATAGGCAATTTGGTGAAGAAAATCCCACACGCAACAGCACACGCAAACTGCAATGCCATTCCTTATACACCTTTCAAGGTGCAACACTAAGGTGTTTATTTATTAATCCTACCGCTTTGCGAACTTCTTTCGCTATTATGAATTGTCTTATATCTGCACAGTATGAATTATGTGAGAACTTTACCGTATGTTTTCTGCAATAGAATTGCTCTAGCCGCATGAAGTCTCAATAATTCACCACTAAGTCTTTCATCCAACTATGCAAAATTTGTAGGAATTGACACGGAGAGCTGACAAAAAGAATGATATATCGATTGAAAGATCCACCATGTTTACTGAAAGAAGTGTCATAATTTCTTCATGTCCCAAGACCTCAATGTGGCTCAATTAGATTGGGTAGCTGAATAATTGATACAGCAATTTACTTACCCATCCTCCATTTGATTGATATATTCATTGTAAATTCAGGGTGTCCTCGAGGGGGTAGCTTCTCGTGGTCTTGATTAAAAGACACAATTACGATAATAGCAATCAGGAAAGGGGTTGACTTTTTTAACACCTTCTCGGAAAATATACACACTCACTTCCTAATCTAATAATCAACCCCAATTCACCCTACAAATAGCCCcatttcgtcttttttttccaattcaCCGCACCTCTCTTAATCTTCAACTTATAAAGATTCTCAGTCCAAAAACCCCAACTAACTGTCTTCTGGAACGAAGCCATATTCATTGCCCTTTTGCAGAGGGATTGCCATTCTGAGACAATCAATAAGAGATGTATTGCATTTCAATTGTTGGTAAAATGCCATCTCTTCTTGCATGTCCAAATATATATATTTGCATAAATCTTTTCCAATCTAGCAATGTTAATACCTTAACCACTGTGCACTCGTCAACATTAACACCGATGCATCTGCGAAAGGCGAaactgatgttcttctgggtgAGATACCCGAGCTCTGCTGTCCTCAAAATGTACTTCCCGGACATCAAGTTCAACAAGAACAATACTGCTCAACTTGTGAAATGGTTCTCCAACTTCAGGTGAGTTCATTTGAAAGTCATTACGGTACAGGGGCAGAATGTCCGGTATTTTCTCTTATCAATCACATAAATCACAATTAGTTCGATTGTTACCACACGGTAGGTGAGTGCCCGATGGTTCTGGGGGGAGGACTTGAAGACAAAGTTAGGGGGTGACGAATAATGTCTCGATTTGGATAAAACGGAATCGGATACAATTAGAGGCAcagggaataaaaaaaaaacattggggAAAGACTCATGACTTTGCTGAGTGTTTGTTGGGAGTTGTAAAGCAACATTAATGTGGGTTTGATATGAGAATTAAACCCAGAATATTTGCATCACGAAGCCAGTGTCTCTGCTATTCTGAATGCATGAGGCACAGTGATACCTTTAGTTGTTTACTTACGACAGTTTTCTTTGATGATATTTTGCTTTCTCTAAATTGCTGTATTGGGCGTATTTGTATCGAAATATAGCCAAAACTATTGAAGATGGAGCGGTGCAaatttacctggaaatatatccGGTCTAGAAGGACCAAAATTTCGTTTCTGAGATCTTCCATTCTCCGTGATAGATGAAGTTGTAGTTGGATCACTTGATCTTTTAGTTCACATAGTTTAATTGTTGGTTTAGATAAGATATTGATTGAGATTTATTTAGGATATTTCAATTCACACGCGTGAGCTCATTGGATTTCAGTGCAAGACCCAGGAAAAATTTAGGGTTGTCATTAGAGTGGTGAATTTGAAATGTTGATTTAAGTGGTGAATTTGAAATGTCCGCTAGAGGCGCGCGGATATAGTggtgagaaaattaaatttatattgagaGAGGCATGATCAGCCGTTACAActattattaaaattgaattagcaatacatttgtttaaataaaaaactgtCTTCTTTTTTAAACACTGTACATTTCTCTTCAGGAGGAGACTTTCATCACTATTTCCattattagggtaaagtgatgtaatttggaaccatttacaatttgggacaattgaggttttctcactgtttcagatgagcaaagagaaaacaaagaccgcgaaatagaagaaaaagacgattaagaagaaatgaaagagcttttcttctttttgaatatcttaaacagtgaaaaaatcttaaatgtcccaaattgtaaatggttccaaattacctcattttacctcATATTTATTAGAAACTATGCAAAATAACCATAACTTTATGAATTCACTACACTGACTTATTTTATGTACCATTTAAAAACATTGAGCAACACTATAGAAGCCaatattgaaagttttttttttgagtaatttttgaGATTCGGTACCAGGAAGTTTAAAATAGGTCATAAAATTTCTCACATAAAACCGACaagttagggcagaatcacattgacagtaaaatgctcaccgtcaccatgaaagcctcaccgtatttcgttaacttatgcattttcattgcaatttttacgtaaattctcgattaccgtattaccttatctcatactcggtggcactaggtgaaaatactataagaaatttgaagaaataaaacgatgatgcgataaacggtgagcaaaaaaaactctacgAAAAActatagcaaaaaaaatccgAGAGTTTTTTGGTCACCGTTTATCGCGTTTTCGTTTTATTCATTCAATTTCTTaaactattttcacctagtgccaccgagtatgagataaggtaatattgtaattgaaaatttgcgtaagaattgcaatgaaaatgcgtaaatcaatgcgaaatacggtgagcattttactgtcaatgtgattctgtccttacTCTTCAATTTCTAAAAATCATCTTCTTTCGTATGACGATTACATAACAACCGTCGAAGGACCAAAAACAGTTATTTTGAGAAGAAACgatgattaattaaaaatttaactgaaataaaatattttagagaagTATTTTGTGATTTGGTATAAGGGGTTATGTGtgtcaaaaagattaaaaaacaccctttattatttaaattactatttaaaaatttttaattttatttaaatttgtaagCATCTAAAAGTTCaacatttaaaatgtattttctgaaattttcatttaaaaactttaaaattcagcctttgggacctgattttcggagacttattttcaaaaaacatgcttttccgtggacaagatttctcagagtgtattcataataaatcaaaaactaaatatttcctgttagttgaTGAGCTAAAGTCATAGTTGaaaggtaaattttcttttttaaaatgaaatttgaatttttggaagaattttatacaaaaaaaaaaatacaattttcggcgtattttacaccaggttttgtcttgtaaaatatgTTGTGATCAAGATTAAAAAAGTTATACCGTTCAAGTAcgggtttaactcatcagctaacagaaaatatttagttattttgacttaagatgaatacactctgagaaatcttgttcaCCGAACAGTAAGTtctttttttgaattaaaaaaaagaaacgtctccaaaaatcaggccccaacggctgaatttttaaaattttgaaatgaaaatttccgaaaatatagctaaaatgttatacttttatataattaagagcttgaattaaatttttgtttattatgttggaaaaagatgtcaaggaaatatgctgttttttcttAGATTGCGCGactcacgtaaccccttaaactCTATGAAATTTctggatttaattttaaagaatttaacatttctaattaaatttcggTACACATTTTCCTAAGAAAAAGGGAacattcagtgattttttcatcCCAGACTTCTAAATTCAGTTTCCTAAAGATTTTTGCAACTAGGGTTAATTGTGTCAAAATTCGGCATAGTtccatgcaagcgccaaagtctcaaatttgatttataatattttaatataaattaattttttttatttttttttcttaaggagtatATTGGTTGGAACctccttgtagacaatttatcgtctgcAATTTCTCTACAACCATTCGTgatacatttcaaaatgaattaaaatgtaaacatagctttgttggcctatttcggccaccttcattctcatagttccttgccctttgggaattcttcctatgtctttttcacatcttctcgtttatcgaagctacgttttttgttatattttttttattgtttaatgtctagTAGAATAcgcaaaatctaaaaattcatggaaattcgaggaataaagaagatggccggaatttggtacacttaccctaaatcaaTTTGATTAAAGCACTAATGCCTCAATAGGATTCATTGAGAAGATTGAGAACATTGATTGAAAGACGGAGCATTTTATTCAGTtaactaaacctctagtcctAAACTAGAACTCTAACTAAACGAAACACCAATTGAGGGTGTTTCGTTCTGCAATTAGAATGCTATCTCAGAACTTTTATATACCATTTTGTTTCTTTTGTAATCCTTCAGATTACAAAAAATCGACATAATGAGTAATTTCATTATCTCAATCTTGCGATATCTATCGAGATAGAGCCagtggaaaaaaaaactcccccGCGCACGTGAAACCCCATTTGAGAGCAGAGAACTTGGCCGTTGCGTGCTGCCGCCAATCAGAAAGGGGATGATTTTTGGGGTTTCCTTAGAAGGCGTCACTGAAGGAAATAGCTAACTTCCGACATGCAAGAGAACCACCCCATTCCTGGGTAGTTGGCAACAATTGAAGTGAGACTTTCTCATTTTcgtatgtgattttttttttcaatgggaAATAAGGGACCCTGGAAAATGACGTTCTTCACCTCAGA encodes the following:
- the LOC129807290 gene encoding homeobox protein prospero-like isoform X3, with protein sequence MMSSEEDTDCYGLYGDKLLKKSKRTRQRVDAGEPRNSYSSIPNFSSRPSFMSGGLYGAIFSQSQQHFGLFGPNYGPAKMLNELLGRQVKQAQDASGPDLLSTMDAVVNADGVANHGFEGAQLNSSAGGTGGASGGAVIRRGSLGGSGSSVELDGGSTPPQPSDLAHHMLRNILQNKKEQLMALDQELRAAQQNHQGGGSCGERSTSPDNNNSINKNNNNNSINSDVKSESVGGNCGSGGDMSDSSETCGGKVIKRNDSISLGDSSSADETSQAGQDSRPQQNHMNQKSGQKKDSLSRSRDDILDDEMTGLNSRSDSETSLPSPDPDDSLLLRPKEELDMDPNNDKDGAISPSPQGKGEPPVALDMKRARVENIVSTMRSSPALPVPQQPQVNGCKKRKLYHPQQHDNSAVERYAASAAAAGLYLGLGSMSEDDDDGIESPQIHQKRVEKNALKSQLRSMQEQLAEMQQKYVQLCSRMEQESESQEADDNSSDMDQDDVIEQPSDKVTGSQRMPMSSPLKDLPSPKTSTPNMLSQVMSKMLPGKLHTQLPLHPHLPPNFNGAHPLLQHMQHSTTSSAVHELAALQHPHAQHSHHAISNAAAAMYLGVSQKLFLEQEARMAKEVAEHNERERERLQHQQNSQNTPVQHQVPHQPPNQHQTQHQPPSQSQPPPQQPTLPQMQPQHPPQPPQQQTHHSPSQPQQQVQQQQMQIPTSGMPKASTIPSELSDRLSMMRTSNTVGPMSGSDLEGLADMLKSEITASLSNLVDSIVTRFIHQRRFLGKQSEAAAAAAEQLSKDLIMASQLLDRKSPRTKVADRATSNNQAGNGPQVLNSLSQQPPSSAGGLPSHAPGAMMSGQSGGPRMNGSAFPPMGMPMHVNGPQQQHDSSLAMNPMNMPPHVRPSPTAAMFQAPKPPQQQQSQQQQQQQQQQQQQQQALNPVTAAALYNTMKLNEFCIPDPREQNPEQTEALPLVVTPKKKRSKVTDTRITPRTVSRILAQDGIGPPQGQMENSNNGPGKPYNNPPVSVATSTPSGSPSPRPSYHPPPPSMMPMSLPTSVAIPNPSLHESQVFSPYSPFFNPHAPHGPHGPQPQPAQLHHMKMSSSPPGLGGMMDTRDSPPLPHPPTMLHPALLAAAHHGSSPDYGHIRAAMDTNDRNSDCNSGDPMYEPTSSTLTPMHLRKAKLMFFWVRYPSSAVLKMYFPDIKFNKNNTAQLVKWFSNFREFYYIQMEKYARQAVSEGVKSADDLHVSGDSEIYRVLNLHYNRNNHIEVCRDQVPSNFRYVVEQTLREFFKAIQGGKDTEQSWKKSIYKIISRLDDPVPEYFKSPNFLEQLE